In Aneurinibacillus sp. REN35, a genomic segment contains:
- a CDS encoding xanthine phosphoribosyltransferase, with the protein MELLKQRIREEGHVLGDKVLKVDSFLNHQIDPLLMMHIGEEFARRFADEGVTKILTIESSGIAAALTAALKLDVKVVFARKKKSALMNEEVYATKVHSFTKNETNDVTILKKFLGANEKVLVIDDFLANGEAAMGLAHLVEQAGSEVVGIGIVIEKAFQDGGKRLREKGFRVESLARIAAFTNGQVQFVEEYVQA; encoded by the coding sequence ATGGAATTATTGAAGCAGCGCATTCGAGAGGAAGGCCATGTATTGGGTGATAAAGTATTGAAAGTAGATTCATTTTTGAATCATCAAATCGACCCTCTACTGATGATGCATATTGGTGAGGAATTTGCGCGTCGATTTGCAGACGAAGGTGTCACCAAGATATTGACAATCGAGTCTTCAGGTATTGCGGCTGCATTAACGGCTGCGTTGAAACTGGATGTTAAAGTCGTGTTTGCCCGGAAGAAAAAATCGGCATTAATGAATGAGGAAGTGTATGCCACAAAGGTACACTCCTTTACAAAAAATGAAACGAATGATGTGACCATCTTAAAGAAGTTCCTCGGTGCAAATGAAAAAGTATTGGTTATCGATGACTTTCTCGCAAATGGAGAAGCGGCTATGGGGCTTGCTCACTTGGTAGAGCAGGCCGGAAGTGAAGTTGTGGGCATCGGTATCGTCATTGAGAAGGCATTTCAGGATGGCGGAAAGCGCCTGCGCGAGAAGGGATTTAGAGTAGAATCGTTAGCCCGTATTGCCGCATTTACGAATGGTCAAGTGCAGTTTGTTGAAGAGTATGTACAAGCATAG